From Xyrauchen texanus isolate HMW12.3.18 chromosome 15, RBS_HiC_50CHRs, whole genome shotgun sequence:
CAAGGAAGGCGAGTTCATCAAAAAGTGCATGTTACTAGCTGCAAGTAAAGTCTGTCCAGAAAAGAAGGGTCAGTTTAGCAACATCAGCCTTTCAGCTAACACAGTGGCAGAGCGCATTTCTGACCTTTCAGAAAACATTTATGATCAGCTGCGTGAGAAAGCCAAACGTTTTTGTGCATACTCAGTCGCTCTGGATGAGAGCAAGGACAACACTGACACCGCGAAGCTCGCAATATATGTCCGTGGTGTTGACGACAGTTTTGAAGTGATCGAGGAGTTGCTCGCTGTGATTCCAATGCATGGTCAGACCACCGCTCAGGAGATAGTCCGCCAGCTGTGTGGTGCTATTGAGGATGCAGGTTTGCCATGGAAGAGGTTTACTGGAATAACGACCGATGGTGCGCCATCAATGACAGGAAGGAAAAATGGACTGGTAGCACTTGTTCAAAGGAAACTGGAAGAGGAGAATGTGGAGGAGGCCATTGCTCTGCACTGCATTATCCATCAGCAGGCTCTTTGCGGCAAATGCCTGAGGTTTGACAATGTGATGTCTGTTGTTGTGAAATGCATCAATCATATCAGAGCTAGGGGATTAAAGCAACGGCAGTTCCGTGCCTTTTTGGAGGAAATAGAGTCAGAATATGAGGATGTGCTCTACTTCACAGAGGTACGTTTGCTCAGTAGGGGAAATGTCTTGAAGAGGTTTTTTGAGTTGAGAGCAGAAGTGAAAGCCTTCATGGAGAAGGATGGGATGGCTTTTCCTGTGTTAAGTGACCCCAAATGGCTCATGGACTTAGCTTTTCTTGTTGACATCACACAGGAGCTGAATGTACTGAACAAGAAGTTACAAGGCTAGGAGCAGCTTGTCAGTGCTGTCTATGACAATGTGAGGGCATTCTCCTCAAAACTTGTGCTCTCTCAGACAAACCTCTGCCATTTTCCAGCATGCAAGGCACTTGTAGATGTGGGCACACCATTCAGTGGTGAGAAGTATGCTGATGCCATTATGAAGCTACAGGAGGAATTTGATCGCAGGTTTGCAGACTTCAAGACACACAGAGACCCTTTTCAAATTTTTGCTGACCCCTTCTCCTTCGATGTGCAAGATAGTCCTCCTGTACTTCAAATGGAGCTCATTGACCTGCAGTGCAATTCTGAACTCAAAGCCAAGTTCAGGGAGGTGAGTGGAAACGCAGACAAGCTTGGACATTTTTTGAGAGAATTGCCACCCACCTTCCCTGAGCTCTCCAGAATGTTCAAGCGGACCAGGTGCCTTTTTGGGAGTACATATCTATGTGAAAAGCTATTCTCCACCATGAACTTCAATAAATCAAAGTACAGGTCCAGACTTACTGATGAGCATCTTCAAGCCACACTGAGGGTTTCAACTGAGGGTTTCAACTCAAGCCAAATGTGTCTCAGCTGTGTGAGAGGAAGCGCTGCCAGGTCTCTGGCAGCAAGGAGTAGGCAAGAGAAGCCTATGTTCTGAAGAACCGTTCATGTTCAGGACAGCTCATGAAGAACCATTCATGTTCAGAAAGGAATGTTCAAATTCAGAGGAACAGTTCAGAAGAAACGTTAAtaataaagattgagaagattggATCAGTTGTGCTCCTTTTTTGGAAtactataatatattttttgtggaatACTTGATGTGGCCCAGCCTGACCCAGACTCTACCTCCACCGGCCTCCAGGTAAGTTGAGTTTGAGACCCCTACTCTAGACTAACAATTTTGGTCCTCctataataatttgtaatgtattattatttgtttattccaTTGTCCTGCAAAACATTTGAGCACAGATCATTTTGCTGTTATAGTTTGTCATGTTTTAAGAAAGAATGTTTCATGTTGTAATGTTGCTTAATGGAACAACAAGATAAATACTGtaacttgtaaaaataaaaactgtaaagtTCTAGGGATAAATAATGTGATAGACTCTTAAATGTCCCTGCTGTCAAACAGCTAAGTGTTCACAAGCCAAGGACATACTATGATGAAAGCCCTGATGCTACTGCTATGACAACACTGTTTGCTTTCAGGGCTGAATGAGGGCGATGCCTGTGTCCTTGCTTTTGACATCTAATCAGGCATTTCTGATTAGTTTTGACATGTTTCTTCATGGAAGCACCCTTATGTTTCACGTATGGCTGAATATCAGCAGATCTTGTACCTGTATTCTGTTGTGCCTGTGATGTTATCACCACCTTACTTTGCTTAGTCTCTGCAAAATTCAGTTCACCATAGTAAAACATATGAACTGGTTTGTTCAAAACCATTTACTCCCCTTATtgtatgtcattccaaatctgtatgattttctttcttctgtagaacacaataggaggagtttagcagaatgttgacactactcttttccatacaatgaaagtgaatagtgaccagggATGGTCAAGCTCCAAGAATGACATAAAGCTCcataaaagtagttaatatgactcgtacactatattccaagtctactGAAATGTTAGTAGTTATTCGCTGACAATTTACTCCTTTGCCACAGCTACAAATCtcatttaaatcataattttgcgtatatattaaaatatggcgCATTGCGCCAAATTTGACGTCAATGCATCTCGTAACTAATTGCAAATTAGATTTGAGGGCTATGGCAAGAAGGAATATTTTCAGCAATGAACGACAAAACGactactttttggagcttaataGCCCCTGGTTGACATTCCTTTTCATAGAATTAAAAAGAGCtgtgtggggcctgggtagctaagcgaggaaagacgctgactaccacccctggagttgtgagttcgaatccaggacgtgctgagtgactctagccaggtctcctaacaaccaaaatggcccggttgttagggaggatagagtaacatggggtaacctcctcgtggttgctataatgtggttatcgcactctgtggggcgcatggtgagttgtgcgtggatgccggtctcgttctccaccacccggattgaggcgactcACTACGTCACCTTAGagcgcatttggaattgggcattacaaattgggtagaaaaggggAGACAAAAAAAGAGCTGTGAAAACATATACTTTTGTGTTCGAcataagaaaggaagtcatacatgtttggaacaacaaacaGGTGTAGATTTTAGTGTTATCATTGTCTGTTTTTACTAACAAACCTTTGCCAACTACATTGATGGTGATTAACTTGGTGGTACTGGTGTGGAACTCATAATTGGGGAAGACGAGGATCCGGTCAAAGTCGCATCGGTATGTTCCTGTATCATTGTAGGTAACGTTGCGGATGTAAATGGAGCCATCCTGCACATCCGCAGTATTTATACTGCCGCTCCATTCCAAGCGGTCAGCAAAATGGTCATCCACTATGTTGCCTGTCATTTCTGCATAACTGTAgatctaaataataaaaatagctcATTAGTATGCTATGAAAAAAAATAACCAGTGTAAAaatggagtggagtggtggtggagtggtATGGAGTGGTATGGaatcgtggtggcgtagtggctaaagcacagggctgttaatcagaaggtcgctggttcgaaccccacagccaccaccattgtgtccttgagcaaggcacttaactccaggttgctccagggggattgtccctgtaataagtgctctgtaagtcgctttggataaaagcgtctgccaaatgcataaatgtaaatgtaaatgtaaaaaaacgtTTAAATTAAAAGATTAATATCTTTAGATGGACTTAGAGCTTACTTGTTGTTAACAGATGCAAGGCCAATGGCTAAGTAATTTAGTAGTGGCCGGCCACATTACAACCTCGGGGGgtgcatttattttcataattcacTCGTCCATCTGATTTTTCAATAACTTATAATAATGTCAatatttagataaatatatatttagaggTTGCCCATTgccgatataatgctgatatatagacattctgtacttaataatacaattttacataacaaatgaGAATGCTAATAgcctaaattaaatataacatttctaGAATtcaatgaacatttattttatacaacATTGATTTAAAAGGTACTCCAAAATATTAGAAAACAGAAAAAGTACATTATCCACAGATTTTGGAACATCCACATTTATCAGCCAATGTCAGACATGTGTTAGGGTTGTCGGCAAAggtgataatctcaaaatggccagaTATGTTATTTACACTCCTAATTATACTAACAGTAAAAaagcatcactgcagcatgtttattgtgtttatttatagtcCCACACTAcaccaaccctacccctaaacctaaccttccttTACAAATATAAACCATGGTCCACTACAGTAACAGTAGTATCACCATtgaattttgtagtaaaatcatagtaaactATATAAACACTATAtcactgtagtaacaccattgttaaCTGCATAAAatctatggtttctgccaaaaaatatGGTCATTACAGTATTACTATATTAAAACTAACTTTATATAATTTTatgtactgtattattattattattataagtagtattaaagaaaacgtagagaggagacaggaaacagaatgggaaaaagaGAAAGGTGGAATCAAACCAGGGTCTCACCGGCGTTACGCCCCACTGTAAtgccacggcaatgcaccagcacctgaagaggcacAGCtatttggggtgcaaatagctgtgcTGTGTCGCAGGTGTTATTTACaccttatttaaatttttatgacAAAATCTACACATGACAAattcacgttttttttttttactgtaatagagGGGAATAAATTACTGTTACGGTAATGATAATCATCGTTCTAAACAATGAGAATAGTAAAAATTAAACAACTGGATGTAATGGGGGTGTtcaaatgtgcttaagtgtcatGAAAATAGTGTCATCTTAATGGCATAAAATCTTATTGGTCatttttttctttatgcaaaatgtcATTTCAAATTGCTGGGATAAACTGGACCAGAACATTTCATGAGAATAACCCTTTTATTCTACATAATGGAGGTCCACCCTCATGGTGGACATCACGTTGAGATCACACGTATCTCTGTAACCACAAATTTATTGGATAGGTTTGTTTGCAGAATGAAATGATAATGAGTGATACATATGCATGTGAGTAGTGTATTTCTACAGTGCCCTCTCTAACTGAAAAACATTTGCTTTTACCTGATGCTGCATCCATACTGATATCTTACTTGAAATTGGaagtattacaaaataaaaaagggcACATTTATTTAGGTAATGCACCATGTGTGTGTTGGGGTGGGGGTTGCAGCATCTGTGCCACTCATCATACAGTAAaacatgaatactttttaaaactgATCCCGGTTGACATGTCAGATCTCTCTCTCTTGGTCTCATACTCACATGTGTATATTCACTCTCGCCTTCTGCCATGAACCCCCAGTCCACTGTGGCATAGGCTGACACTTCCCCTCGCATCTTGCAAGAGATGCAGCCCAGTTTGAAGCCATTACCCATCACAGCCTCCGTGTTAGAGTCCACCTCTACACATGCCCCACTGCAGAGCCACACTATATGAAGAATGAGACATAATCAGCCACAGAAACATATTCACAACTTCTTTACTTCTTAAAAGATTCTCTATAAGTCTTTTTAATGTTCACTTATATTTGTTGCTGTTTTGAACGAGTAAAActtgcacaaaaaaaattatgttgttcACATTGCCGGAAATTGTGCATGttggctttttttgttgttgttcaagGCAGAGCATTTCTTTGCAAGATTTATTTCCACTCATGAAAACAGTGCATGAAAATAGTACAAATTAACTGCATTTCACAATAGTTTTTGGTTTGATGGCTTTTATTGTCAGAGGGGAAATAAATATTTAGCAATGATCTGGTTTAAATTTTAGGTCTTTAATCTACTTTCATATATAGATGCTGGTCTCTATATATGCCATGAAATAGCAAACACTAGCAGAATGGAACGCACCTGTAATTCCAAgtatctctctttcacacacttcACCCTGCATTTTCCACAGATACATCTGCATCGCTCTCAACCAATGATCTTGTGctattttcaagtttgacctctggagaagtatgtgtatgtgtgcaatgAGATGAGGGACAGGAACAATTGTACACACACATCAATAAGTGAGCACAGATGGCCTAGTAGTACATCAATGGCAGCAATAGCATTAGATTATATCTTTACTGGGGTTTCTCAAAAAGTCATTTAGATTTGTATGGGAATCTCTTTACTATTCAGGAAAACAACATTTATCATTTACTCTTGATAGCTGAAAGAAAGGAGAACAGAGTAAAAATGCCTGTCACACCAATCGAGGGacaagagagggagaaaagaagGAAGAGAGATAGTTAACAATgttacatttattgaaataacTGATTATCACTGACATATCACTGATGTATTGGCTTCTGAACAAAAAGAAGGGTGGATGGGGAGGAAAGACTGTATTAAAGAGGTGGCATACTGCAAATTCAGAGGGAGCAAATGGAGGGGTATAAACAAATCATGTTGACATACTCTATTATTTTTACCAAACTATTACAATACTGCCCAAAATGATCTACACCTTCTTGAGTATTTCATTTCAGAAAGGATTTTGTACTAAAAAGACAAGTTCAATGGTGCTTTGCTTTTTGCAATGGTGCTTTCGAAGATAAAAATACACTTAAAGGGCCATGAAACCCTGTTTCAGCATAGTTGAGTTCTCACTtcaattttaaaaaatgtcagagAGGGGTCGTGGTCAGCAGCGGAGTAGAGAGGAGAAGActaagtaatgcattcttagtcagaggtagcattcaataaaaccttgaagccttgaaaacacataggcctagcttactgaaaaaaagtgcatcttgtaattcttctttcagattaaaataataacaacttgatgtctagcattcaataaaaaaataaaaaggtcacccaaaat
This genomic window contains:
- the LOC127655812 gene encoding sodium channel subunit beta-1-like: MPALRLLWVPVLMCLTHVWLCSGACVEVDSNTEAVMGNGFKLGCISCKMRGEVSAYATVDWGFMAEGESEYTHIYSYAEMTGNIVDDHFADRLEWSGSINTADVQDGSIYIRNVTYNDTGTYRCDFDRILVFPNYEFHTSTTKLITINVVGKATRSMASILSEIMMYVTIIGLQLWLIVEMVYCYRKIAAAGEEALRESEEEYLAITSESKDNCADVVVAE